From a region of the Pongo abelii isolate AG06213 chromosome 9, NHGRI_mPonAbe1-v2.0_pri, whole genome shotgun sequence genome:
- the LOC100440365 gene encoding LOW QUALITY PROTEIN: olfactory receptor 9G19 (The sequence of the model RefSeq protein was modified relative to this genomic sequence to represent the inferred CDS: inserted 3 bases in 3 codons; deleted 1 base in 1 codon) has product MVFGYTYVVPERNDRNPKSIDKRNFTKVKVFILLEFTEDLGLQQVLFFIFLIIYVISLLGNIILISVICADSWPHTPTYFFTGNRFLLDLWYSSVHIPDILLTCISDDKNISFPGXLAQFFSAGLAYNECYMLAAMAYDNYVAISKPLLYSQATFPELCASLVAASHLGGFGNSPSTTIITGETLTLSFCGSNIIDDFFCELPPLVKLVCDVKESYQAVLHFILASNVVTPTALILAXHLFIIAAISKIRSTKGRLQVFSTCGSPXTALTLYYGTIFFIYSQPRTSYALKRDKVGSVFYTVVIPVLNPLIYSLRKKDVKDALKKMLARLKFLKQKYW; this is encoded by the exons AAAGGAATGACAGAAACCCAAAATCAATAGATAAGAGAAATTTCACCAAAGTAAAAGTGTTTATCCTTTTAGAGTTCACAGAAGATTTGGGGTTACAGCAAGTGctctttttcatctttctcatcATTTATGTCATCAGCCTCTTAGGCAACATCATTCTGATTTCTGTCATCTGTGCTGATTCTTGGCCCCACACACCCACGTATTTCTTCACTGGAAACCGGTTCCTTCTGGATCTCTGGTATTCCTCTGTCCACATCCCCGATATCCTGCTGACCTGCATTTCTGATGACAAAAACATCTCCTTTCCTG ACCTGGCTCAGTTCTTCTCTGCTGGGCTGGCCTATAATGAGTGCTATATGCTGGCTGCCATGGCTTATGACAATTATGTGGCAATCTCCAAGCCCCTGCTTTATTCCCAGGCCACTTTCCCAGAGTTATGTGCCAGTCTTGTTGCGGCTTCACACCTTGGCGGCTTTGGAAACTCA CCATCAACAACCATCATCACCGGTGAGACACTTACCTTGAGCTTCTGTGGCAGCAATATCATTGATGATTTCTTCTGTGAACTGCCCCCACTTGTAAAGTTGGTGTGTGATGTGAAGGAGAGCTACCAGGCTGTGCTGCATTTCATACTTGCCTCCAATGTCGTCACTCCCACTGCACTTATTCTTG CCCATCTCTTCATCATTGCAGCCATCTCGAAGATCCGTTCCACTAAGGGCCGCCTCCAGGTCTTCTCCACTTGTGGGTCTC CGACGGCTCTCACCTTGTACTATGGTACAATCTTCTTTATTTACTCCCAACCAAGAACTAGCTATGCCCTAAAAAGGGATAAAGTGGGGTCAGTGTTCTATACTGTGGTGATTCCAGTGCTAAACCCCTTGATCTATAGCTTAAGAAAGAAGGATGTCAAAGATGCCTTGAAGAAAATGTTAGCTAGACTTAAGtttcttaaacaaaaatattGGTAA
- the LOC100440734 gene encoding LOW QUALITY PROTEIN: olfactory receptor 4A47 (The sequence of the model RefSeq protein was modified relative to this genomic sequence to represent the inferred CDS: inserted 2 bases in 2 codons), with product MEPRKNVTDFVLLGFTQNPKEQKVFFVMFLLFYILTMVGNMLIVVTITVSETLGPPMYFFLAGLSFIDIIYSSSIFPRLISDLFFGNNSISFQSCMAQLFIEHXFGGSEVFLLLVMAYDRYVAICKPLHYLVIMRQWVCVLLLVVSWVGGFLHSVFRLSIIYGLPFCGPNVIDHFFCDMYPLLKLVCTDTHVIGLLVVANGGLACTIVFLLLLISYGVILHSLKNLSXEREEKALSTCSSHITVVVFFFVPCIFMYARPARTFHIDKSVSVFYTVITPMLNPLIYILRNSEMTSAMKKLWRRDLISTSTCHMLFSLSRLVTLVSVHWQSTTYPTHAQWSELCLLEIHLLKP from the exons ATGGAGCCAAGGAAAAATGTGACTGACTTTGTCCTCTTGGGCTTCACACAGAATCCAAAGGAGCAGAAAGTATTTTTTGTTATGTTCTTGCTCTTCTACATTTTGACCATGGTGGGCAACATGCTCATTGTAGTGACCATAACTGTCAGTGAGACCCTGGGCCCACCAATGTACTTCTTTCTTGCTGGCTTATCATTTATAGACATCATTTATTCTTCATCCATTTTCCCCAGATTGATTTCAGACTTGTTCTTTGGGAATAACTCCATATCCTTCCAATCTTGCATGGCCCAGCTCTTTATCGAGC TTTTTGGTGGGTCAGAGGTCTTTCTCCTTTTGGTGATGGCCTATGACCGCTATGTGGCCATCTGTAAGCCCTTGCATTACTTGGTTATCATGAGACAATGGGTGTGTGTTTTGCTGCTGGTAGTGTCCTGGGTTGGAGGATTTCTGCACTCAGTATTTCGACTTAGCATTATTTATGGGCTCCCATTCTGTGGCCCCAATGTCATTGATCATTTTTTCTGTGACATGTATCCCTTATTGAAACTGGTCTGCACTGACACCCATGTTATTGGCCTCTTAGTGGTGGCCAATGGAGGACTGGCTTGCACTATTGTGTTTCTGCTCTTACTCATCTCTTATGGTGTCATCTTGCACTCTCTAAAGAACCTTA cagaaagggaggaaaaagccCTCTCAACCTGCAGTTCCCACATCACTGTGGTTGTCTTCTTCTTTGTtccttgtatttttatgtatgctAGACCTGCTAGGACCTTCCACATTGACAAATCAGTGAGTGTGTTTTATACAGTCATAACCCCAATGCTGAACCCCTTAAtctacattctgagaaattctgAGATGACAAGTGCTATGAAGAAGCTCTGGAGAAGAGACCTCATATCAACTAGTACATGTCACATGCTCTTTTCTCTGTCCAGGCTAGTCACCCTTGTCTCCGTCCACTGGCAATCTACTACCTATCCCACACATGCACAATGGTCTGAATTGTGTCTTTTGGAAATTCActtgttgaagccctaa